From the Paenibacillus sp. MMS20-IR301 genome, the window CCTGCCGCTTGCCGGATAATATTGATCCACATCCTGCATGGTATCTACCTTCTTATCTTCGGTTTCCAAGTGTTAATTTCAGCATACCCCTCCCCTGGCGGAAGGTCAACTTACCGAAGCAGGTCCGGGACTTATCCTGCAAAAAGTTCTTTGTTACTTTCCCGCGTAAAAATGCTATAATATAAAAATTCATTTCATATACGTGTATATGCCCACAAAACTTAAGCCTATGCTTCCGAAGCCAGTTTTGCGAAGCTCATTCAAAGAAGTATATGCCCACAAAACTTTTAGGAGGACACTCATGTCTAAGTCCATTTCCATCTTCGATACCACTTTGCGCGACGGCACTCAAGGCGAAGGAATCAGCCTGTCGGCGGATGACAAGCTGAAGATTGCCAAAAAACTCGACGATCTGGGTGTCCATTATATTGAAGGCGGCAATCCGGGAAGCAATACGAAAGACATCGAATTTTTCAAAAGAGTCCAGGAGCTGCATCTGAATGCCAAGATTACGGCCTTTGGCAGCACCCGGCGTAAAAATTCCGTGGCCGAACATGACGAGGGGCTGCAGCGGATGATTGCCGCCGGCGTTCCGGCAGCTACCCTGGTCGGAAAATCCTGGGATTTCCATGTTCATACTGCACTGCAGACCACCCTTGAAGAGAATCTGGCTATGATCAGCGAGTCGATATCCTATCTGAAGCGCCAGGGACTTGAGGTTATATTCGATGCCGAGCATTTCTTCGACGGGTTCAAGAACAACCCTGAGTATGCTTCAGCCGTCCTTACCCGTGCCCGCGAGGCCGGTGCAGACTGGCTGGTCATGTGTGATACCAATGGCGGAACACTGCCGTTCGAAATTCAGGAGATCGTATCAGGCGTAGCCGGACTTCTTCCCGGTGCTCCGCTCGGAATTCACACGCACAACGACTGCGAGCTTGCCGTTGCCAATACACTGAGTGCCATCGGTGCAGGCGTCCGGCAGGTACAGGGTACAGTTAACGGCTATGGCGAGCGATGCGGCAATGCCAACCTGTGTTCGATCATTCCAACCCTGCAGCTTAAGATGGGCTACTACTGCATACCTGGTGATTCGCTGTCACAGCTGACCAATACCGCCCGCTTCATCAGTGAGGTGGCCAATGTGAATATGCCGGTGAATCAGCCTTATGTAGGCACTGCTGCATTTGCCCATAAGGGCGGCATCCATGTCTCAGCTATTCTGCGAGATTCACGGACCTATGAGCATATCGCCCCTGAGCTGGTCGGCAACAAACAACGCGTGCTCGTCTCCGAGCTGGCCGGACAGAGCAATGTGCTGTCCAAAGCCCAGGAGATGGGGCTGAGCCTCGATCCGAGCAGCGAGCAAGCGCGCAAGGTCATTGACAAGATCAAGGACCTGGAGCATCAGGGCTATCAATTCGAAGGTGCTGACGCGTCACTGGAGCTGCTTCTGCGGGAAGCCACCGGAGAGATGAATGAGCTGTTTACCTTCGAATCCTTCAAGATGCTGGTAGAGAAAACCGCTGGGCGGCCCGTAGTATCTGAAGCCTTCGTCAAGCTGAAGGTAGGCGGAGAGAACCTGTACACCGCAGCAGAGGGCAACGGCCCGGTTA encodes:
- the cimA gene encoding citramalate synthase; the protein is MSKSISIFDTTLRDGTQGEGISLSADDKLKIAKKLDDLGVHYIEGGNPGSNTKDIEFFKRVQELHLNAKITAFGSTRRKNSVAEHDEGLQRMIAAGVPAATLVGKSWDFHVHTALQTTLEENLAMISESISYLKRQGLEVIFDAEHFFDGFKNNPEYASAVLTRAREAGADWLVMCDTNGGTLPFEIQEIVSGVAGLLPGAPLGIHTHNDCELAVANTLSAIGAGVRQVQGTVNGYGERCGNANLCSIIPTLQLKMGYYCIPGDSLSQLTNTARFISEVANVNMPVNQPYVGTAAFAHKGGIHVSAILRDSRTYEHIAPELVGNKQRVLVSELAGQSNVLSKAQEMGLSLDPSSEQARKVIDKIKDLEHQGYQFEGADASLELLLREATGEMNELFTFESFKMLVEKTAGRPVVSEAFVKLKVGGENLYTAAEGNGPVNALDNALRKALQTYFPQLKDMHLSDYKVRVLDEQDQTAAKVRVLIESKDYGDTWSTVGVSSNVIEASWEALVDSMRYALLGQISLEQEIETSKEPRGLVNH